One region of Kangiella marina genomic DNA includes:
- a CDS encoding DUF885 domain-containing protein, translating into MKSLKFQVSAIAMAVMLTACGNDDTSKDTAAAPMTAETQQVKSEQTAENKAEQSEAEKAKAIYEAYWEENLKMNPLNATFMGDDRYNDTLGDFGSEKGRAEALAFSKKYLKKIQSIDESKLEGQALLSYQIFKNERQAEIEGVEYPDYMQPIQQFYNPFNFFAMLGSGQSAQPFNTVKDYENWLSRLNEAYEGVDVLINNMKTGMDNGVVQPKALMVKVLPQLKAHMVDDVEQSLFYKPIENMPESFSPEDKQRLTKEYVNTIKTMVVPMYTRMHNFIQDEYIPAARDTAGMVELPNGKAWYAYKVKQTTSTDLTPDEIHQIGLDEVARIHNEMKGVMKEVGFEGSLQEFFDFTKNDPQFIFDSKEDMLQAYEDLREKLDETAPDLFKVIPKAQFEIRAVEAFREQSSSSASYQRPAPDGSRPGIFYVNTYDLSARPTWTVESLYLHEAVPGHHFQISTQQELKDIPAFRRFGGTTAFIEGWGLYSESLGKEMGVYTDPYQYYGALGAELWRAIRLVVDTGIHAKGWTRQEVLDYMEQNSAAAKARRVSEAERFMAIPSQALAYKIGQLKIRELRTLAEKELGDQFDIREFHYQVLKDGALPLNILESKIKKWIKSQQA; encoded by the coding sequence ATGAAATCACTCAAATTTCAAGTATCAGCTATCGCCATGGCCGTGATGTTAACAGCGTGCGGCAATGATGATACTTCTAAAGATACTGCTGCCGCTCCCATGACTGCTGAAACTCAGCAAGTCAAAAGCGAGCAAACGGCCGAAAATAAAGCTGAGCAATCAGAAGCTGAAAAGGCTAAAGCCATTTATGAAGCCTATTGGGAAGAAAACTTAAAGATGAACCCACTAAATGCAACATTTATGGGGGATGATCGCTACAACGACACATTGGGGGATTTCGGCTCGGAAAAAGGTCGTGCAGAAGCTTTGGCTTTCAGCAAAAAATACCTGAAAAAAATACAAAGCATTGATGAATCCAAGCTTGAAGGACAAGCCCTTCTGAGCTACCAAATTTTTAAGAACGAGCGTCAGGCTGAGATTGAAGGTGTTGAATATCCTGATTACATGCAACCGATCCAGCAGTTCTATAATCCGTTTAACTTTTTCGCGATGCTGGGCTCAGGCCAAAGTGCGCAACCGTTCAATACGGTTAAAGATTATGAGAATTGGTTGAGCCGACTGAATGAAGCCTATGAGGGCGTTGACGTTCTGATCAATAACATGAAGACGGGTATGGATAATGGGGTTGTTCAACCGAAGGCGTTGATGGTTAAAGTATTGCCTCAGCTTAAAGCTCATATGGTCGATGATGTTGAACAAAGCCTGTTTTATAAGCCGATCGAGAATATGCCTGAAAGCTTCTCGCCAGAAGATAAGCAGCGTTTAACCAAAGAATACGTGAACACCATTAAAACCATGGTGGTTCCGATGTATACCCGCATGCACAACTTCATTCAAGACGAGTATATTCCAGCAGCTCGTGATACTGCTGGCATGGTGGAGTTACCGAATGGTAAAGCGTGGTACGCTTATAAAGTTAAGCAAACGACTAGCACTGACTTAACCCCTGATGAAATCCATCAGATCGGTTTAGATGAAGTGGCTCGAATTCATAATGAAATGAAGGGCGTCATGAAAGAGGTTGGTTTTGAAGGATCGTTGCAAGAGTTTTTTGATTTCACAAAGAATGATCCCCAGTTTATTTTCGACTCAAAAGAAGACATGCTTCAAGCGTATGAAGACTTAAGGGAGAAGTTGGATGAAACCGCGCCTGATTTGTTTAAGGTGATTCCAAAGGCACAGTTTGAAATTCGTGCAGTCGAAGCATTCCGTGAGCAGTCATCATCGTCAGCATCGTATCAACGACCAGCTCCAGATGGTTCGCGCCCAGGTATTTTTTATGTCAATACTTATGACTTAAGTGCGCGTCCAACGTGGACAGTAGAGTCGCTTTATTTGCATGAGGCGGTACCAGGACATCACTTCCAAATTTCCACTCAGCAAGAATTAAAAGATATCCCTGCATTCCGTCGCTTTGGTGGTACAACCGCCTTTATCGAAGGGTGGGGCTTGTATTCAGAGTCTCTAGGTAAAGAAATGGGGGTTTATACCGATCCTTACCAGTACTATGGTGCCTTGGGTGCTGAGTTATGGCGTGCTATTCGTTTAGTGGTGGATACTGGTATCCATGCCAAAGGTTGGACTCGTCAGGAAGTTTTAGACTATATGGAGCAGAACTCTGCGGCTGCTAAGGCTCGTCGTGTATCTGAGGCTGAGCGCTTTATGGCAATACCGAGTCAGGCGTTGGCGTATAAAATTGGGCAGTTAAAAATACGTGAATTGAGAACGCTGGCTGAAAAAGAGCTTGGCGACCAATTCGATATTCGTGAGTTTCACTATCAAGTCCTGAAAGATGGTGCTTTACCGTTGAATATTTTGGAAAGCAAGATTAAGAAGTGGATTAAGTCTCAACAGGCTTAA
- the rpoE gene encoding RNA polymerase sigma factor RpoE, whose protein sequence is MSEADVDSELVKRVQNGDKKAFDMLVTKYQQRIMNLISRFVRDQDEVMDISQEAFIKAYRALPNFRGDSAFYTWLYRIAINTAKNFLVSQGRRPPGSDIDSSDAEQYDGGDALRDSGSPERLMFRDEIKKLIFKTIDELPEDLRTAIMLREIDGMSYEDIAESMDCPVGTVRSRIFRARDAIDQKIAPLLEQGWRS, encoded by the coding sequence ATGTCTGAGGCTGACGTCGACTCAGAGCTCGTAAAGCGCGTCCAAAATGGCGACAAGAAAGCCTTTGATATGTTGGTTACCAAGTACCAGCAGCGCATTATGAATTTAATTTCTCGCTTTGTGCGTGACCAAGACGAAGTGATGGATATTTCACAAGAAGCTTTTATCAAGGCTTATCGTGCGCTGCCCAATTTCCGAGGCGACAGTGCTTTTTATACTTGGCTGTACCGTATCGCGATTAATACAGCGAAGAATTTTTTAGTGTCACAGGGGCGTCGTCCGCCGGGCAGCGATATAGATTCGTCCGATGCTGAGCAATACGACGGTGGGGATGCCTTGAGAGATTCAGGCAGTCCAGAGCGTTTGATGTTTCGTGATGAAATCAAAAAATTAATTTTCAAAACTATCGACGAACTTCCTGAGGACTTGCGCACCGCGATTATGCTGCGTGAGATTGATGGCATGAGCTATGAAGATATTGCTGAATCGATGGATTGTCCGGTGGGGACCGTGCGCTCCCGAATCTTCAGAGCGCGTGATGCGATTGACCAGAAGATAGCGCCTTTGTTAGAACAGGGCTGGCGTTCATAG
- a CDS encoding SoxR reducing system RseC family protein: MAEDSMFIEVGQVIAAEGETVWVQTQSKTGCSSCKVSSTCGSGIVNKAFSHKVFVTPLKNTLNAHINDEVEVGIPEDLVLKASLVVYLLPLICLILALATSSVILPDLTELGSIISAVIGLAVGFIGVRWFASRQSAQQQLEPVLLKIVKRPIEVTQVVTSTD; the protein is encoded by the coding sequence ATGGCTGAAGACAGTATGTTTATAGAAGTGGGACAAGTCATTGCTGCGGAAGGAGAGACTGTTTGGGTGCAAACTCAGTCTAAGACCGGCTGTTCGAGCTGCAAAGTCAGTTCGACCTGTGGCAGTGGTATCGTTAACAAAGCTTTTTCTCATAAGGTTTTTGTCACACCTTTAAAAAATACATTAAATGCCCATATTAATGATGAGGTTGAAGTGGGTATTCCCGAAGATTTAGTGCTGAAGGCTTCTTTGGTAGTGTATTTACTTCCGTTAATCTGCCTGATCCTCGCTTTAGCTACTTCTTCTGTAATACTTCCTGACCTTACGGAGCTGGGTTCTATTATCAGTGCCGTTATTGGACTTGCTGTTGGCTTTATAGGCGTACGCTGGTTTGCCAGCCGTCAGTCCGCACAACAACAGTTAGAGCCTGTTTTGTTGAAAATTGTAAAGAGACCCATCGAGGTGACACAAGTCGTAACATCTACTGACTAG
- a CDS encoding folate-binding protein YgfZ: MNFTNQDAIQHIPQLQNIACELGGFGVIEASGEDTLKLLQGQLTCDMNLIKDDQASLGGLCNVKGRLHSVFYVMKFEQNYLLILPKENLSHVIETLSKYAAFFQTELVDASKDYELWGHTQKAPGNHSAELEVLSITNHGGIYDLHLNSLFNASILISRKERASELVNMLAGTTLADKNAWDYIELQAHIPMFKQESIEKHLPHSIGLHQVGGVSFDKGCYTGQEIVARMHYRGKLKTHSVLCSVESEAELNELDKVYNQDDKKVGELIRTTHFDQKSYALISLNDSALEEELSIGDNKVGAKLLQ; this comes from the coding sequence ATGAACTTTACCAATCAAGATGCGATTCAGCATATTCCACAGTTACAAAACATCGCCTGCGAACTTGGAGGTTTTGGCGTCATCGAAGCGTCAGGAGAAGACACTCTTAAATTGCTACAAGGCCAGCTGACTTGTGACATGAACTTGATCAAAGATGATCAAGCCAGCCTTGGCGGCTTGTGCAATGTTAAGGGGCGCTTACACAGTGTGTTCTATGTCATGAAATTCGAGCAAAATTACCTACTGATTTTGCCCAAGGAAAACCTGTCTCACGTTATTGAAACCTTATCCAAATACGCAGCATTTTTTCAAACCGAATTAGTCGATGCGAGCAAAGACTATGAGCTGTGGGGACACACTCAAAAAGCACCAGGCAATCACTCAGCGGAGCTAGAGGTCTTATCTATCACTAATCATGGTGGTATTTATGATCTTCACCTGAACAGCCTCTTTAACGCATCAATCCTGATTAGCCGTAAAGAACGTGCGAGTGAGCTAGTGAATATGTTGGCTGGAACGACTTTGGCTGATAAGAATGCTTGGGACTACATTGAACTGCAAGCCCACATTCCTATGTTTAAACAAGAGTCCATTGAAAAACACCTACCGCACAGTATCGGACTTCATCAAGTAGGCGGTGTAAGTTTTGATAAAGGTTGCTACACGGGGCAAGAAATTGTGGCCCGCATGCACTACCGAGGCAAACTAAAGACTCATTCGGTGCTTTGCTCAGTTGAGTCGGAAGCAGAGTTGAATGAACTGGATAAAGTCTATAACCAAGACGATAAGAAAGTTGGAGAACTTATCCGAACCACACATTTTGATCAAAAGAGCTATGCGCTGATCAGTCTGAATGATTCAGCATTGGAAGAAGAGCTTTCAATTGGCGATAACAAAGTTGGGGCAAAGCTTTTACAGTAA
- a CDS encoding peroxiredoxin-like family protein: MKRLLQLTVFSLLVSATMALPALDRTKVAEDANDVAPLMIGQSAPDIILFSSDGTPFKLREKIAQKPTVLLFYRGGWCPFCNAQLSQIQDVEDELTDMGYQLLAISPDTPTALQKTSKDKELSYELISDYQLKATTQFGLAFHISEDYNSKVKSIGGKTARLAGDDKSTLPVPAVYIFDTEGMIQFQYANPNYKVRIKPELLLTAARLALEE; encoded by the coding sequence ATGAAACGATTATTACAACTTACCGTGTTTTCCTTGCTGGTTAGCGCGACAATGGCTTTACCTGCGCTCGATCGGACCAAAGTGGCGGAAGACGCGAATGACGTTGCACCGCTAATGATAGGACAGAGTGCCCCGGACATTATTCTATTTTCAAGTGACGGTACGCCGTTTAAGCTGCGTGAAAAAATAGCTCAAAAGCCGACGGTGTTGCTGTTTTACCGAGGTGGCTGGTGTCCCTTTTGTAATGCTCAGTTGAGCCAAATTCAGGACGTTGAAGACGAATTAACCGACATGGGGTATCAACTCTTAGCGATTAGCCCAGATACGCCCACGGCCTTGCAAAAAACAAGCAAAGATAAAGAATTGAGCTATGAACTGATTTCTGATTATCAGTTAAAGGCCACGACTCAGTTTGGTTTGGCTTTCCATATCTCCGAAGACTATAACAGTAAAGTGAAGTCCATCGGTGGTAAAACGGCGCGTTTGGCTGGTGATGATAAGAGTACTTTGCCAGTACCGGCAGTCTATATTTTTGATACGGAGGGCATGATTCAATTTCAATATGCTAACCCAAATTATAAGGTAAGAATTAAGCCTGAACTATTGTTGACGGCAGCTCGACTGGCTTTGGAAGAGTAA
- a CDS encoding succinate dehydrogenase assembly factor 2, producing the protein MTEQELKKLQWASRRGMLELDVVLLPYLQQHGSDFTPPEVIHYQQFLEETDPDLYAWIMGFETPKEEYAELVASIKQFVEQQIR; encoded by the coding sequence GTGACCGAGCAAGAATTAAAAAAATTACAGTGGGCGAGTCGCCGAGGCATGCTTGAACTCGATGTGGTGTTATTACCTTACTTACAGCAACACGGTAGCGACTTCACGCCGCCCGAGGTCATTCACTATCAGCAATTTCTGGAGGAAACGGATCCTGATTTATACGCTTGGATTATGGGCTTCGAAACGCCAAAAGAGGAATACGCTGAATTGGTGGCCTCGATAAAGCAGTTTGTTGAGCAACAAATCCGATAG
- a CDS encoding protein YgfX, which produces MSNKSDSMNFRIELKTPKTSRQVFALIWVGFLVLFVVAALIQEHWTFAFIGMPVTLLLGAWQLKMLNALYDDITEVIFYEGQWFILEEGLKVAIEVKQDSVNWPLWITLKYRPLDPSKPKALRQLILFRDAMKDADFRHLSRTLKFYKAK; this is translated from the coding sequence TTGAGCAACAAATCCGATAGTATGAACTTCCGCATAGAGCTGAAAACACCCAAAACCAGCCGCCAAGTGTTTGCCTTGATTTGGGTAGGGTTTCTGGTGTTATTTGTCGTGGCAGCCTTAATACAAGAGCATTGGACCTTTGCATTCATTGGTATGCCTGTCACTCTGCTCTTGGGTGCATGGCAGTTAAAAATGTTAAATGCTCTTTACGACGATATTACCGAAGTTATTTTTTATGAAGGTCAGTGGTTTATTCTTGAAGAAGGTTTAAAGGTTGCGATTGAAGTCAAGCAAGATAGCGTTAACTGGCCGCTTTGGATTACCTTAAAGTACCGACCGCTGGATCCTTCCAAACCGAAAGCTTTGAGGCAGTTAATCCTTTTTCGGGATGCGATGAAAGATGCAGACTTTAGGCATCTGTCGCGAACTTTAAAGTTCTATAAAGCCAAATAA
- the nadB gene encoding L-aspartate oxidase — protein sequence MSHANQDLIHSTDVLVIGSGAAGLSVALRLAHKGNITVLSKAEVTEGSTFYAQGGIAAVLDENDTVDSHVEDTLIAGAGLCHEDAVRYTVEHSREAIEWLIERGVAFSKEDEHYHLTREGGHSQRRIIHSDDATGKAVSTTLVAAVQAEKTINILENYIAVDLITGDKLGLDHNRCQGAYVLNLAKDRVETIRARFVVLATGGASKVYLYTSNPDVASGDGIAMAWRAGCSVANLEFNQFHPTCLFHPEARSFLITEALRGEGALLRRPNGERFMPEYDERAELAPRDIVARTIDHEVKKYGFDCVYLDISHKEPEFIKSHFPTIYKQCLEFGIDITKDAIPVVPAAHYTCGGVRVDTDSKTDIDGLYAVGEVAFTGLHGANRMASNSLLECLVYAQSAAQHIEQSWDEITIPAILPPWDESQVTDSDEEIVLSHNWHELRQLMWDYVGIVRTDKRLQRAMRRIELLQQEIHEYYSNFKVSNDLIELRNLVLIAELIVKCAMQRKESRGLHFTLDYPERLEHAKDSVLTPN from the coding sequence ATGTCTCACGCTAATCAGGATCTTATCCACTCCACTGATGTTTTGGTCATCGGTAGCGGCGCTGCCGGTCTATCCGTGGCTTTACGTTTAGCTCATAAAGGTAACATCACCGTCCTCAGCAAAGCTGAAGTTACCGAAGGCTCTACATTTTATGCCCAAGGTGGTATTGCCGCGGTTTTGGACGAAAACGACACGGTTGACTCTCATGTCGAAGATACCTTGATTGCTGGGGCGGGATTATGTCATGAAGATGCGGTTCGTTACACCGTTGAACATTCGCGTGAAGCCATCGAATGGCTGATCGAGCGTGGTGTCGCGTTCAGCAAAGAAGATGAACACTATCACCTGACGCGTGAAGGTGGTCACAGCCAGAGACGCATTATTCATTCCGACGACGCTACCGGAAAAGCCGTTTCCACAACCTTAGTCGCAGCGGTTCAAGCTGAGAAGACCATCAACATCCTTGAAAACTATATTGCGGTTGATTTAATTACCGGCGATAAGCTCGGCTTAGACCACAACCGTTGCCAAGGCGCATATGTCCTCAATCTAGCAAAAGATCGCGTAGAAACCATTCGCGCCCGTTTTGTGGTGTTAGCCACGGGTGGCGCCAGTAAAGTCTATCTTTACACCTCCAATCCCGATGTTGCCAGTGGTGACGGTATTGCCATGGCGTGGCGTGCTGGTTGTAGTGTGGCCAATTTAGAGTTTAACCAGTTCCACCCAACCTGCTTGTTTCATCCAGAAGCAAGAAGCTTCTTGATTACCGAAGCCCTGCGAGGCGAAGGCGCACTATTGCGTCGCCCTAATGGCGAGCGCTTTATGCCTGAATATGACGAGAGAGCTGAGTTAGCGCCGCGAGATATTGTCGCACGCACCATTGACCATGAAGTCAAAAAGTACGGTTTTGACTGTGTCTATCTCGATATCTCTCACAAAGAGCCAGAGTTCATTAAAAGCCACTTCCCCACGATCTATAAGCAGTGCTTAGAGTTCGGCATCGATATTACCAAAGACGCCATTCCAGTCGTCCCCGCCGCTCACTACACATGTGGCGGCGTCCGCGTTGATACCGATAGCAAAACCGATATCGACGGTCTTTATGCCGTTGGAGAAGTCGCGTTCACTGGGTTGCATGGTGCAAACCGAATGGCCAGCAACTCGCTACTGGAATGCTTAGTTTATGCACAATCGGCTGCACAGCACATAGAGCAGTCGTGGGACGAGATTACGATTCCAGCAATCTTACCGCCATGGGATGAAAGCCAAGTTACTGACTCCGATGAAGAAATTGTGTTAAGCCATAACTGGCACGAGTTGAGACAACTGATGTGGGATTACGTTGGAATTGTCAGAACCGACAAACGCTTACAAAGAGCGATGCGTCGCATTGAGCTTTTGCAGCAGGAAATCCACGAGTACTATTCCAACTTTAAAGTCAGCAACGACTTAATTGAATTGAGAAACTTGGTGTTAATCGCCGAACTAATTGTGAAATGTGCCATGCAGCGCAAAGAAAGCCGGGGGCTGCACTTCACTTTGGATTATCCAGAGCGATTAGAGCATGCCAAAGACTCTGTATTAACACCAAACTAA
- a CDS encoding RseA family anti-sigma factor, with amino-acid sequence MSKTKHFDKEILSAWVDGKADQDGQEPSLEQGSESMATWSRYHVIGQVMRDEAQHLDLDISAKVSQAVAQEETHSVAEVTDEVADNVIPFPSRVWKQAGGLAIAASVAIVALFSVSNTQPTAPSTLSTFAATDTQTSGSTLNDPVSVASTAEADRQELQTMHDMFLKHEALSRKITGASSLPTVRVVSNQKVIPVQVPMRVQDESQTSEASDQE; translated from the coding sequence ATGAGCAAGACAAAGCATTTTGATAAAGAGATTTTATCTGCCTGGGTTGATGGCAAGGCTGACCAAGATGGTCAAGAGCCAAGCCTAGAGCAGGGCAGTGAGTCTATGGCTACTTGGTCTCGTTACCATGTCATTGGACAGGTGATGCGTGATGAGGCGCAGCATTTGGACTTGGACATTTCGGCTAAAGTCAGTCAAGCGGTCGCTCAAGAAGAGACCCACAGCGTTGCTGAAGTGACTGATGAGGTCGCTGATAATGTGATTCCATTCCCTTCTCGAGTGTGGAAACAAGCGGGCGGCCTCGCCATTGCGGCCTCTGTCGCTATAGTGGCACTGTTTAGCGTTTCTAACACTCAACCAACAGCTCCATCGACGCTGAGTACGTTCGCAGCGACAGATACGCAAACTTCCGGATCAACACTTAACGATCCAGTTTCAGTGGCATCAACCGCCGAAGCAGATCGCCAAGAGCTACAGACGATGCATGATATGTTTTTAAAGCATGAAGCGCTGAGTCGCAAAATTACTGGTGCCAGCAGCTTGCCAACGGTAAGAGTGGTCAGTAATCAAAAAGTCATTCCTGTTCAGGTGCCGATGCGCGTTCAAGACGAATCACAGACTTCCGAGGCTAGCGATCAAGAATAA